In Ictalurus furcatus strain D&B chromosome 23, Billie_1.0, whole genome shotgun sequence, a single window of DNA contains:
- the dlec1 gene encoding deleted in lung and esophageal cancer protein 1 produces MYINMQEESAQRCENGIEPSMNRHKPASEKTQDISHLLASIFRDLYTTEVIGKDTVANLTKSYRRENDHHAKYVEALQQVHLEYNRRIQDADMLEKHIIQARLKASVKEEHVQSQLMEEVGESYHQLGLPPVRSTFMWCVDNRLLKSHNLICPQDYITHQVPFVNAPQGKSVPGFAQPTVSYNMHVSTQPQDDGYTIIPEPVTAQSLLEESEGTFTLPSSQETFSIRNDSSKKVRQAPKPLSKEKPRHEDSAALQNLKKCQNFLRNPHFQPLSHQRGGKSLIMPEKKVEKGVKGKKERSSPEDPVPIFIANPPVVLFMDYRIGDVYETTVELRNITAASRHVRVIPPTTPHFSIGLGRFPGDGGVVAPGMNCQYTVRFAPDSLADYEDFLVVETQSPYPLIIPVQAHRPPPVLTLPDVLDLGYCLVGGVKPMNVVCHNVGYSAGTFCIMPKRQWPASSLRSAVTACFAEEPPFAISPSLFYLLPGQVEVMQVVFFPTTAESLAQSFTIVCDNCHVRDFSIQGTGQLVMLELVAVEGGEDLPALGELRDLTADHFIRFDPTNMHSVLQKKVMIKNNTHLELPFHWRIMKPNLQCLLPGETPDPSCIQHHVATDNAFSVSPATGLLAPAQECVFLLTYCPEELRDYHSVCHLVIMDVPNLQNIHDNSPASQRSDPVGDVIAMELEVKGSTEPFKILLEPYALFISGESYIHTSIRKGFKMWNHSKSAICFQWEFISDCHNIEIQPSFGEIETNECYDMDLVLTGGRPGRLTTTLQCHVRHQSNPVVLPIEVTFKGPELSVNVPSVDLGLLQLGQEVCSTLEISNSSPLEAQWSLEELRTDPALDQGQVIIEPSQGVLPPSSSCSVNVIFRAVCCQSFESVLQLAVPNGTGCHLPIRAEVQCPQVCLLSSQMVLPDLYVGVAQSGKATLFNQTLLPAHFMWRKLQGPQAHLCSASFTPSCGTLGPNAHMEISVSFTALTDEELTEVTAVCEVEEMEKPLVLSFCSKAKGLSVSYSLPHTNRAASDVPDEQPVVLNFTEDELAFIGKSSSRQLLITNHTAISASFIMEAEVFSGCRSTESVQKSKHGGRYVKTPLRVMQSKKIEEKEYEDFVRGLLAHGKGVAFFVEPAKGTLGPFETVTINITAHSNMWGDYEDHLVCKVGDLEPTLIPMRISVKGCPIYFQMIGPQPENQNRGPIIRFGTHISGGDTVSRSLRLNNTSAYDIRMDWLTYNKETEDRKLIDLLVAYGEPFPLKDVDGNEVVGGPNSHMALLPRLDQSQTPSTEGSSSSLRTKSETSDFEEEQCEEDKRGAQVSLVSMRKLFNVFIQPHEGYASDYPYCITPQQIVVPAGGTSTIHVSFTPLTLSDTASSHTCVGYALGFMSLDSKVVPSREGKVARAQGYELEPLRLDMLACVKPAILTVQMEEDEDALEFSAAASDLLDGHTLRQECVTVRTLQLINSTDVPLSFTLITQWPFSVLQHTHRAGSNSPSHTHRLVGHAERQHTLLLPPKHNKQVRVAFHLSASLLTHQSQPCTEAPPTVTMLCGERGERRLRFQQSLTIKYSNNSEQSVALCAHLALPTLHLSSDSMDFGTCYVGQTRVKEVYLSNRGGSRSFWTALLGVDAEEKSKVFRVTPDHGLLKPVEHPISSSRQALEISFTPSDQESFQTTITVQGILGEPCLTLQIYGRGSFDERYVSQAPDT; encoded by the exons AAGCACATCATTCAGGCCCGACTGAAGGCCAGTGTTAAAGAGGAGCATGTCCAGTCTCAGCTCATGGAGGAGGTGGGAGAATCCTACCATCAGCTTGGCTTACCTCCAG TCAGGTCAACCTTCATGTGGTGTGTGGACAATAGACTCCTCAAGAGTCACAACCTGATTTGCCCCCAGGACTACATAACACACCAAGTGCCATTTGTTAACGCTCCACAAG GGAAATCTGTGCCTGGCTTTGCTCAGCCAACTGTCTCTTACAACATGCACGTGTCCACACAGCCCCAGGATGACGGCTACACGATAATCCCTGAGCCTGTTACGGCCCAGAGTCTGCTGGAGGAGTCAGAGGGGACGTTCACACTGCCCTCCTCACAAGAGACCTTCTCTATTAGAAACGATTCCTCTAAG AAGGTCCGTCAGGCGCCTAAACCATTATCTAAGGAGAAGCCGAGACATGAGGACAGTGCCGCCTTGCAGAATTTAAAGAAGTGCCAAAACTTTCTGCGCAACCCTCACTTTCAGCCTTTGAGTCATCAACGAGGGGGGAAATCTCTCATCATGCCAGAGAAGAAGGTGGAGAAAGGAGTAAAGGGCAAGAAAGAGAG GTCTAGCCCTGAAGATCCTGTGCCAATTTTCATCGCCAACCCACCTGTAGTCCTGTTCATGGACTACCGTATCGGTGACGTCTATGAG ACCACAGTGGAACTGAGGAACATCACCGCCGCCAGCCGCCATGTGCGTGTCATCCCACCCACCACTCCACACTTCTCTATTGGTCTAG GCAGGTTCCCTGGGGACGGAGGTGTCGTAGCTCCTGGTATGAATTGCCAATACACGGTGCGCTTTGCCCCTGATTCTCTGGCTGATTATGAGGACTTCCTGGTGGTCGAGACACAGTCACCATATCCTCTGATTATACCAGTGCAGGCACACAGACCCCCACCAGTACTCACAT TGCCGGATGTTCTGGATCTAGGATACTGTCTGGTCGGAGGGGTGAAACCCATGAATGTGGTGTGTCATAATGTTGGTTATAGCGCTGGAACTTTCTGCATCATGCCCAAAAGACAGTGGCCTGCTTCCAGCCTCAGG TCTGCAGTGACAGCCTGCTTTGCAGAAGAGCCTCCATTCGCAATCAGCCCTTCTCTGTTCTACTTGCTCCCAGGCCAGGTTGAGGTTATGCAG GTTGTTTTCTTCCCCACGACTGCCGAAAGCTTAGCTCAGAGCTTCACCATCGTCTGTGACAACTGTCATGTGAGGGATTTCTCTATACAAG GCACGGGTCAGCTGGTCATGCTGGAGCTGGTGGCAGTAGAGGGCGGTGAGGATCTTCCTGCACTTGGGGAACTGCGTGACCTGACTGCCGATCATTTTATAAGATTTGACCCGACTAACATGCACTCTGTGCTCCAGAAAAAAGTGATGATCAAGAACAATAC GCATTTGGAGCTGCCGTTCCACTGGCGGATCATGAAGCCCAACCTGCAGTGTCTGCTTCCTGGAGAGACTCCAGATCCATCCTGCATCCAGCATCACGTTGCCACTGACAACGCCTTCAGCGTCAGTCCAGCCACTGGCCTGCTGGCTCCTGCACAAGAGTGTGTGTTCCTCCTTACATATTGCCCAGaggag TTGAGGGATTATCACAGTGTCTGTCACTTGGTCATAATGGATGTCCCGAATCTGCAGAACATTCATGACAAcag TCCTGCTTCTCAGCGGTCGGACCCGGTTGGTGACGTGATCGCGATGGAGCTTGAAGTAAAAGGCTCCACTGAGCCGTTCAAGATCCTTCTAGAGCCGTACGCCCTCTTCATTTCAGGGGAGAGCTACATACACACCAGCATCCGCAAGGGATTTAAG atgtGGAATCACAGCAAGTCAGCCATTTGTTTTCAATGGGAGTTTATCAGTGACTGCCACAATATTGAGATCCAGCCCTCATTCGGGGAAATAG AAACGAATGAGTGTTATGATATGGATCTGGTCTTGACCGGAGGCCGACCGGGTCGCCTAACCACCACACTTCAGTGTCATGTTCGACACCAGTCAAACCCTGTAGTCTTGCCCATAGAGGTCACATTTAAG gggCCGGAATTATCTGTAAACGTACCCAGTGTGGATCTGGGGCTCCTACAGCTGGGTCAGGAAGTCTGTTCTACTCTCGAGATAAGCAACAGCAGCCCTTTAGAAGCCCAGTGGAGCCTGGAAGAGCTGCGCACTGACCCTGCACTCGATCAGGGACAG GTGATCATAGAGCCCAGTCAGGGTGTTCTGCCTCCTTCATCTTCCTGCAGTGTGAATGTGATTTTCAGAGCCGTGTGCTGTCAGAGCTTTGAGTCTGTCTTGCAGCTTGCTGTGCCGAATGGCACTGGATG TCACCTGCCTATTCGAGCAGAGGTCCAGTGTCCTCAGGTGTGTTTGCTGAGCTCTCAGATGGTGCTTCCTGATCTGTATGTAGGAGTCGCACAGAGCGGCAAAGCAACGCTGTTTAACCAAACTCTACTGCCGGCACACTTCATGTGGCGTAAG cTCCAGGGCCCTCAGGCTCATCTCTGCTCTGCCAGCTTTACCCCATCCTGTGGCACTCTGGGGCCCAACGCACACATGGAGATCAGCGTGTCCTTCACCGCGCTCACTGAC GAGGAGTTGACCGAAGTAACAGCTGTGTGTGAGGTGGAAGAAATGGAGAAACCTCTTGTGCTCAGCTTCTGCTCCAAAGCCAAGGGTCTGAGCGTGTCCTACTCTCTGCCTCATACAAACCG TGCTGCATCAGATGTTCCTGATGAGCAGCCAGTTGTGTTGAACTTCACTGAAGACGAGCTAGCCTTTATTGGCAAATCATCGAGCAGACAGCTGCTGATAACCAATCACACTGCAATTTCAGCCTCTTTCATCATGGAGGCAGAGGTCTTCAGTGGATGCCGGTCCACGGAATCAGTCCAAAAGTCTAAACACGG GGGTCGTTATGTGAAAACGCCTCTCCGAGTTATGCAATCAAAGAAAATAGAGGAGAAAGAATACGAAG ACTTTGTGCGTGGACTTTTAGCTCATGGGAAAGGTGTGGCGTTCTTTGTCGAGCCAGCGAAAGGGACGCTGGGGCCTTTTGAAACTGTCACCATTAACATCACTGCTCACAGCAACATGTGGGGCGATTATGAAGACCACCTCGTCTGTAAA GTTGGAGATCTGGAGCCGACGCTTATTCCAATGAGAATATCTGTCAAAGGGTGCCCTATATACTTCCAGATGATTGGACCACAGCCTGAGAATCAAAACCGAGGGCCAATTATACG ATTTGGAACTCATATTTCTGGAGGTGACACAGTGTCCCGGTCTCTCCGTTTGAACAACACCAGTGCATATG ATATCCGAATGGACTGGCTGACCTACAACAAGGAAACCGAAGACAGGAAGTTAATAGACTTGCTCGTGGCATACGGTGAACCTTTTCCTCTTAAGGACGTTGACGGTAATGAGGTTGTCGGAGGTCCGAACTCCCACATGGCTTTATTGCCGAGGTTGGATCAAAGCCAAACTCCCAGCACAGAAGGAAGCAGCTCGTCTCTCAGAACCAAATCGGAGACTTCA GATTTTGAAGAAGAACAGTGTGAGGAAGACAAGCGAGGAGCACAAGTTTCTCTGGTTTCAATGAGGAAACTGTTTAATGTATTTATCCAGCCGCATGAGGGATATGCTTCAGATTACCCATACTGCATCACTCCACAGCAGATA GTGGTCCCTGCAGGAGGTACTAGCACCATCCATGTTTCTTTTACCCCTCTCACACTGTCTGATACAGCCAGCAGCCACACGTGTGTGGGTTACGCTCTTGGCTTCATGTCACTGGACTCGAAG GTGGTGCCGAGCCGCGAGGGTAAAGTGGCCAGAGCTCAGGGTTATGAGCTGGAACCTCTGAGACTGGACATGTTGGCGTGTGTTAAACCAGCCAt cctgaCAGTCCAgatggaggaggatgaagacGCTTTGGAGTTCAGTGCTGCTGCTAGTGATTTACTCGAtggacacacactcagacag GAGTGTGTGACCGTGCGCACGCTGCAACTTATCAACAGCACCGACGTTCCTCTGAGTTTCACACTCATCACCCAGTGGCCATTTTCTgtcctgcagcacacacaccgGGCCGGCTCTaactctccatcacacacacacaggcttgtgGGACATGCTGAGAgacaacacacactgctgctgccACCCAAACACAACAAGCAG GTGAGGGTGGCTTTTCACCTCTCAGCATCCCTCCTGACCCATCAGAGTCAGCCGTGTACcgaagccccgcccactgtGACAATGCTGTGTGGtgagagaggagaaaggagaCTGAGATTTCAGCAGTCTCTCACTATTAAGTACAGCAACAACTCTGAACAG AGCGTAGCTCTGTGTGCCCACTTGGCACTACCCACACTGCACCTCTCGTCTGATAGCATGGACTTTGGCACCTGTTACGTGGGTCAGACCAGAGTTAAAGAAGTGTACCTCTCCAATCGTGGTGGCTCCAGAAGTTTCTGGACCGCACTGCTAG gtgTAGATGCTGAAGAAAAGAGTAAAGTGTTCAGAGTCACTCCAGACCATGGGCTCTTAAAACCAGTGGAGCATCCCATCTCCTCCTCTAGACAAGCACTAGAGATCAGCTTCACCCCGAG TGATCAGGAGTCATTCCAGACCACAATCACCGTGCAAGGAATTCTGGGAGAGCCTTGTCTTACTCTGCAGATTTATGGAAGAGGATCTTTTGATGAGAGATACGTATCCCAAGCACCTGACacctga
- the acaa1 gene encoding 3-ketoacyl-CoA thiolase, peroxisomal: protein MFLSSPSVMNRLKAVSRHLSSSRAEFQPCSARAPADPQDVVIVHGLRTAIGRAKKGSFKDTTPDELLSAVMTAVLRDVGLSPDKLGDVCVGNVLQPGAGAVMARIAQFISGFPETVPVYTVNRQCSSGLQALLNIAGGIRNGFHDLGLACGVESMSLRSVGNPGDLSSRLMDNEKARECLIPMGITSENVAERYGVTREKQDSFACSSQHKAAQAQKQGLFEQEIVPVTTKFVEENGTERTITVTKDDGIRPGTTMAGLAKLRPAFKEDGSTTAGNSSQVSDGAAAVLMGRRSAVEALGLPVLGILRGGAVVGVPPDVMGIGPAYAIPAALEKAGLTVNDVDVFEINEAFASQAVYCVEKLGIPMEKVNPSGGAIALGHPLGCTGARQVVTLLNELKRRGRRAYGVVSMCIGTGMGAAAVFEYPGP from the exons ATGTTTCTCAGCTCTCCTTCAGTGATGAACAGGCTCAAGGCTGTTTCCCGCCATTTGTCATCGTCACGCGCGGAATTTCAGCCTTGCAGCGCGCGCGCTCCAGCTGACCCTCAAGATGTGGTGATCGTTCACGGTTTACGGACTGCTATAGGGAGGGCCAAGAAAGGCTCGTTcaag GACACGACCCCAGACGAGCTGCTGAGTGCAGTGATGACAGCGGTGCTGAGGGACGTGGGACTGTCCCCGGATAAACTCGGGGACGTGTGTGTTG GTAATGTGTTACAGCCGGGTGCAGGAGCTGTGATGGCCCGGATTGCACAATTCATCAG TGGCTTTCCAGAAACGGTGCCTGTGTACACGGTAAACCGTCAGTGTTCGTCTGGACTGCAAGCGCTTCTTAACATCGCAG gtggtATCAGGAATGGGTTTCATGACCTGGGCCTTGCATGTGG ggtggAGAGCATGTCTCTGCGTTCTGTTGGAAACCCGGGAGATCTCAGCTCCAGACTGATGGACAATGAAAAGGCCAGAGAGTGTCTCATTCCCATGGG aATCACTTCAGAGAATGTTGCAGAGAGATACGGAGTCACTAGAGAGAAGCAGGATTCATTTGCTTGCAGCTCTCAGCACAA GGCAGCTCAGGCTCAGAAACAGGGTCTATTCGAGCAGGAGATTGTTCCAGTTACCACCAAGTTTGTGGAAGAGAACGGGACCGAGCGCACAATCACGGTCACCAAGGACGACGGCATCCGGCCAGGCACCACCATGGCGGGTCTGGCCAAACTGCGCCCTGCATTCAAGGAGGATGGCAGCACCACGGCAG GTAATTCCAGTCAGGTGAGTGATGGAGCAGCAGCTGTTTTGATGGGTCGCAGGTCTGCGGTAGAGGCTCTTGGTCTGCCGGTGTTAGGCATTTTGAGAGGTGGTGCCGTGGTGGGCGTTCCTCCAGACGTGATGGGCATCGGGCCAGCCTACGCCATTCCAGCCGCCCTGGAGAAGGCAG GTTTGACTGTCAATGATGTTGATGTCTTTGAGATCAATGAAGCCTTTGCTAGTCAG GCGGTTTACTGTGTAGAGAAATTAGGCATCCCAATGGAGAAAGTAAACCCCAGTGGTGGTGCCATCGCTCTGGGTCACCCGCTGGGCTGCACAGGAGCTCGCCAGGTCGTGACCTTACTCAACGAACTCAAACGCAGGGGCAGGAG AGCCTACGGCGTGGTGTCCATGTGCATCGGAACTGGCATGGGAGCCGCTGCAGTCTTTGAGTATCCTGGACCTTGA